ATGCTTGCTTATGTATATGCTGACGGAAAGAGCGTTCAAGAGGAATTGCTGAAACAAGGCCTTGCCCGCGTTGGCTACATAGGCGAAAGCGTCGACACCTTGCTGAGTTTCGGAAAACGGAGAACGTCGCCCGAACAAAGCACATTGGTATCTGGAAATGCCCCGGTTACGTCACTGTTAACGGTTTTGCCCCCGGAAAATGGTGTGAAAGTACACCTCCTGCGCCGGTAAAAAAAACCACCGGTGACGTAGATTGTACAGATTTAAAAACACAAAAAGAAGCGCAACGATTCTTTGAATCCCATCAACCTGGCGATCCATACAAGCAGGATTTGGATCATGACGGTATCGCCTGTGATCAGTTACCATGAAGATACGTGCAGACGGAGGCAGGCACAGAATGGATCAACAACAACTGTTAAGGAGCTGGAGACCCTGGAGGTTGATGATTTACTAATCTTCCCGTCATCCCGTTCATCTTCCCGCATAGATGTGGGACGAACAATTGTTGGTACGGATCTCGGTTGGATCGTAATGAGGACGGGAATTAACCTTTCATAGGCAGAATCGCTAAAAAGGTGGTTGATTACCTGTTGACTCTTCGTCCAACAACGAGCTGACTGTCAGTACGAAAATACGGATTGATCAGGAGGAGATGGGGATGGACTGTCTTTTTGATTTTGGATCCGTCAGAGGCCAAAATTTTGGGAAAAGACGGGGTTTTCCCCGGCTCAGAAAATGAAGTGTTGGAAATAAATTTAAAGATGGATAAATCTATTTTGAGAAGGGGGAAACGATTTTGGTAAAGATCAATTTATTTTTTCACGTTCTAGGGGCGATTGGAATGGGATTCTACCTCTTATTGCCCTTTTTATTGCAAAAAATGTTTATTCAAAAAAGATCCGTTCTCCAAGTATTGTACCGGATGAACTTTATCACACAATGGATTCTCGTCGTTCAATTGTTTACGGGCGGTTACTTATACACGCAAGGAGAATATTCCACCCGGTGGACGATTCTTGTGGCACTCACATATGTGGCGATCGGTGCTTTCGGTGGGTTGTTTGGCTATCACATCCGTCATTTTCTCAAGTCCCCCGGTCAATATGAACTTGAACCATGGATGCGAAAAGTTCGCTTTCTCGCTATCCTTACGACTGTCTCCATGTTCATGATAATCGTATTGATGTTATTTCCCTATGAGGTTTAGCAACCGC
Above is a genomic segment from Polycladomyces subterraneus containing:
- a CDS encoding thermonuclease family protein, producing MGSEASAFTKNLLTHAKHITLEFDVEKRDKYGRMLAYVYADGKSVQEELLKQGLARVGYIGESVDTLLSFGKRRTSPEQSTLVSGNAPVTSLLTVLPPENGVKVHLLRR